A genomic region of Brevibacillus sp. JNUCC-41 contains the following coding sequences:
- the queC gene encoding 7-cyano-7-deazaguanine synthase QueC, translating into MKKKEKAVVVFSGGQDSTTCLFWALERFEEVEAVTFDYNQRHSLEIECAQNIAKELGVNHHILDMSLLNQLAPNALTRSDIAVEDGEEGELPSTFVPGRNLLFLSFAGVLASQIGAKHIVTGVCETDFSGYPDCRDVFIKSLNVTLNLSMDQSFVIDTPLMWLNKEETWELADQLGAFDFVREKTLTCYNGIISDGCGDCPACNLRKKGLDDYVSRRKVLS; encoded by the coding sequence ATGAAGAAGAAAGAAAAGGCAGTGGTTGTGTTTAGCGGAGGTCAGGACAGTACGACGTGCCTGTTCTGGGCATTGGAGAGATTTGAGGAAGTGGAAGCGGTGACGTTCGATTATAATCAGCGGCATAGCTTGGAAATCGAATGCGCTCAAAACATCGCCAAGGAATTGGGCGTGAACCATCATATCCTTGACATGTCGCTGTTGAACCAACTGGCACCGAATGCATTGACGAGAAGTGATATTGCAGTTGAGGATGGAGAAGAAGGGGAGTTGCCGTCGACTTTCGTACCAGGGAGGAATTTGCTGTTCCTTTCGTTTGCAGGAGTGCTGGCGAGTCAGATTGGCGCTAAACATATTGTCACCGGTGTCTGTGAAACGGATTTCAGCGGATATCCTGACTGCCGCGATGTATTCATTAAATCGTTGAATGTGACCTTGAACTTGTCAATGGACCAGTCATTCGTGATTGATACGCCGCTAATGTGGCTTAATAAAGAAGAAACATGGGAGCTTGCGGATCAGCTTGGCGCCTTCGACTTTGTCCGCGAAAAGACCCTGACTTGCTATAACGGAATCATCTCCGACGGCTGTGGAGATTGTCCGGCATGTAATCTGCGGAAAAAAGGACTGGATGACTATGTAAGCAGACGGAAGGTGCTTTCATGA